The Synchiropus splendidus isolate RoL2022-P1 chromosome 11, RoL_Sspl_1.0, whole genome shotgun sequence genome contains a region encoding:
- the LOC128766923 gene encoding PDZ and LIM domain protein 7-like: MYPVSKHSLRVEDMPCFIPNDRSKKRLIQDTEDWQPRTGTTQSRSFRILAQLTGTDFMQDPDDENMKRAREKFLTEIQSPRYARLRDWHHDRSARALNIKS, translated from the exons ATGTACCCAGTGTCTAA GCACAGCCTCAGGGTGGAGGACATGCCCTGCTTTATCCCCAACGACCGCAGCAAGAAGAGGCTGATCCAGGACACTGAGGACTGGCAGCCTCGCACCGGCACCACCCAGTCCCGCTCCTTCCGCATCCTGGCGCAGCTCACAGGCACCGACTTCA TGCAGGACCCAGacgatgaaaacatgaagagaGCGAG GGAAAAGTTCCTCACTGAAATTCAGAGTCCCCGCTACGCCCGTCTGCGGGACTGGCACCACGACAGGTCTGCTCGCGCCCTAAATATCAAATCCTGA